The window acttactcccaccaaTACATTCAGTAGTACTTCAACTTCACTAGCAGTCCAAATATGCGATTCATGTGTGTTGTGCCTTTTCCAGTTCTGGTTTCCTTCAGGcctttgattggctgaaatGTCAATTATAAAGAATCTTTGCCACTTAGAGTTGTCTATCAGTCTAGGATgccttctcaaactttttgggtccagggaacCATTATACGGGGCCTCATAATCTtaacattaattaaaatgtactaCCATGTGTACCACTAAATGTCACaagaatgaaaaagaaacatgttaaagaaaataatggtaTTGTTAACATAACCAGTCAATATTTCAGGactatataaatatacagtatccaCCTCATGTAGTCCATGTTGTCCATCATTGCTGATGCTGTGTCTCCGGCGTGTCCTACAGCAGCTGAAACACGTCAATCTAGTCAACCTGCTGGAGGTGTTCCGCAGGAAACGCCGCCTCCACCTGGTCTTTGAGTTCTGCGAGCAGACGGTCCTCAACGAGCTTGAAAAACACCCTCGAGGGTGAGTCTTGCTGCAATCAGACCTTCTgaaatccatctattttccataccgcttagcttaatttagggtcacaggtgagctgcagTCATTTGGGACTTTGGGGAAGAGGCGgggggtataccctggactggtggtGAGCCAATCGCACATAtagaaattaaacaaacaagccttcacacttacattcacaccaattATTGGACAACTTAAGGTCTgcaatgaagctaacatgcatgtttctggaatgtggagGGAAGCGGGATCCAAGATTCAAACTCagaacatcagaactgtgaggcagacatgctaaatCCTACTTCATTGCCTTCTCTGgagccatattttaccaaaccaagttttttttctcgtatttgggatgtaatattggctctattgtgcctcagtaaacatgtgaaatatgaattaaaattgtccccGCATTCCTGAgatccagatgtttttttgcctGAAATAATTTGAGCTTAtattctcgagcttatctacgttcCTAGCGAAGAtccttccctttctgctccggagccagcgctgtcaacaaacACGtgcgctctcacaagtgggtcttctgcacagaggcaaccaatcagagagaagggggcggtcttagccaaatatggacaaagcacatgggtcaaacagaagtagctgtcagaggggtcttttctggacagtcgtatgacaaaaccaagatgttttttttaaatgaaaactttcCTACTAAGTCCACATTAGAGAGTCAAGCTGTGCAGGTCTggatagccaaaatatgggacctttaattgTGATTTAAGTGCAACTCAAGCTTTGAGAGCCTTCTCGTGGCTTGAAAATGGTGGAGGAGCTGAATGAATTTCATCATCGCTTCCatcaagccatccattttctatacggcTTGTCAGTGAGACCCAGTGAGGCGGACCGCtctagtgagagttgaagatcacggcctgatgaagccatcagaaccacatcatctgcaaaaagcagagatgcaatactgaggccacctaaccggaccccctctacgcctcggctgtgcctagaaattctgtccataaaagttatgaacagaatcggcgacaaaggagtccaaccctcaccggaaacgagtccgacttactgccggcaatccggaccaaattctgacactggtcgtacagggactgaaaagcccgtatcagggggttcggtacccatactcccgaagcacccccataggactccacgagggacacggtcgaacgccttctccaagtccacaaaacacgtggaatggttggacgaactcccatgcaccctcaaggaccctgccgagggtgtagagctggtccagctgttccacggccaggacgaaaaccacactgcttctcctggatctgagattcgacttcccgacggaccctcctctccagcaaccctgaaaagaccttaccagggaggctgaagagtgtgaaaacaatgtattttttttttttaaagtcaaagtGTGCCTTTTGTGAAAAATACTTCATGCAAGAGTTCAGATTTACTGCATGTGATGATACATCACAATCATATCGGAGTTTTTGATTTGCCCAAAGCTAAAGTAGGGAGGAGTAGTTGGCTTATTATATTAGTTTTATTGGCATACCagtccccatccatccatccattttctgagccgcttctcctcactagggtcgcgggcgtgctggagcctatcccagctgtcatcgggcaggaggcggggtacaccctgaactggttgccagccaatcgcagggcacatacgaacaaacaaccattcgcactcacagtcatgcctacgggcaatttagagtctaccaGTCCccatatgcatttaaaaaaaatatataattatttatagcaaattattttgttgcacCGCAGGGACCCCAGTTTAAGAGTCactgaagaagaaagaaagttcAGCCACTGCTAAGTAATGAAAGACAGTGGTTGGCTACATGTTTGCAATGTATACTTGAGTGTGCGTGGAAACCTACTTATGTAATCTAACGTCACACACAAGTCCGCTGTTTGAGGCCGTTCAACCTTTATGCCCGCACGGCCATGCAGCAGAAACAGTAGATGTCCCTGGAAACAAAGGCACTTGTTACCCGGACAGGCTGAaggttaccgtggcgacgagcAATGCTTCCTTTTTCAAACAAACTAGACTGGTGACGCAGTGTTCCTCTAGTTCAGTGATTCCCAATTgtggtgctgtgggaaattgtCCAGTTTCaattaattggtctgaaaattatgattattaatgTAGCTTTACTTATTTATCCCTGCCATCGATGAATAGTGACAGGGAAAGaataaaatgctcttccacttgatggcagaaggtacaattttacctttatccacctgttgccagtcATACGACTGAATAGCTCAGCTAAACAGGCCCATATTTAACACAgagtaagtacatttgtaagtaaattgagacgagatcattatttcagtatatatactttgttacatttttgacaACTCCTTACAAACATCACAAAGCAGATCTTGTCTGTTTGTGAAGTTGTTGTTTCACAGTTCTCAGTTTACCCTCTTCCATTGTCTACTGAGTGACTGACTTACTGAGCAGCCGCTGCGCATACGCCTTACGCACTTACTCTGGCCAAAGACAAAGTACGTCCCACCAACCACATGTCATTTCAGCAATAATCAATACTTTTCCTTTCACCATGTTCCTGTTAATAATATCAAATAATTAAAGTACCAAATGTATCTACAATTTTGATTTGAGAATCGATTTTAGAGCATAAAGATCTGGTATCGGAGGTATTGATATTTTAGTATCGATCCGCACATCActagctgtgagatttttctcatataCAGTGCCGTAAAAAGTAGTTGCCCccctctcaaattcttatttttttgcagagtttccccactttcatgtttaagacagacatgcaaacaccaaaggcatgaaaaaggtgacaaaaaacaaacaaacaaaaaaaaacattgtaggggagGTCTTgggggatcccccgggcccccgcagagaatagttttttgattttaacataaattatggctctgaagagtacaataaggcaaaataaacgcattttcttcacgcagaaaaacttcGCTGAATTtaagtgtaaaattaaatttgcctcatttctttgctttttttgttttggcctccaacttgaggaaggcccatctccacctgtacctaatgcctgcttcaagctgtgccgcacgaatagcatcctcctctttaaccactctcattctggaaaagaattgactaaaatcattctctgtttcacttcatttttcactattaccaacttcaaaggctaatcccaaatgcatcctccaggaaaatattaaatacagtatttttctgttttaattggccatttctgaatttggagttagttcattctgtgttgtgacataattcctaacatcgctctgtcgcttaatacatttaacattaacatccggaAACTAagtagataattgtaggcgtgtttcctaattaatacaagatgtacgagcggatcagctcttgtcgccaatgttacgtgtgcttcacgGTTCCGTTGGGACCCACAGCACCtcaacatgaaaatacaaaagaccagtgcaacaaatacgacacgggctgatctgatgagcaaaaatgttgcttaaacgtaagagtagcaatagaggatgtccactccagaggtgggtagagtagccaaacattatactcaagtaagaatactgttactatgtgtttgatgatcttaaacatttaagtggggaaactatgtatagaaataagaatttgagaaggcggCAAATCATTTTTCACGGCACtgaaaaatatgtgccttggctctagaaaggttgggaaacatgaGTCCACTTTATGTTCCTTGTGCTGTCCTTCCGCAGGGTTCCCGAGGCTCAGCTGAAGAGCATCGTGTGGCAGACGCTACAGGCGGTCAACTTCTGCCACAAGCACAACGTCAGTTAGAGCTTCACAGGAAAAATTcatgatgtattttatattgtggTTCTACACCCTACCATCATGCATTTTAGGCAGAATCTTTGACACAACTTGATCTAGTTTCATTGGTTATTGGTCATTGTAAGTAGCATATACACAACTTAAGTCCAACTagagtcatgtgactcgagtcccccaaCCCTGGTCActggccagtgagtgtataaATAGCGCAGTGTATGTTGCGTGGTGTTGAATGTCAGCAGGAACATGAGACgtgtattgtgtttgtgttgcagtgCATCCACCGCGACGTGAAGCCAGAGAACATCCTCCTCACCAAGACTGGAGTCATCAAGTTGTGCGACTTTGGGTTCGCTCGTATTCTGAGTAGGTCCattgtcagtatgtgtgtgtgtatgtctgtgtgcatgcacgCTTATGGCCTTTATGTGTATTTACTGACTCTTATGACTTATTCAGCACCGCCTCCTTGCTTTCAATGCTTCACCTGGCGTCAATTAGTGCGACCCTGTGAGGAGTGTGTGCTGTTGACCAGTACTGTTTTGGGTTTCCCTATCGTGTTACCAAACGTGCTATTGTGTACTTTCAGGAGACCTTGTAATCCCTTCATAATGTTGTCTTATTTAGTGCTCACTAGGAACATAAGCCCCATTTCACATAGCCTGTCAAAGCAGACGTTTTCCTGTGTTGCTGTTGTGTGTGAAAAGCACTGACAGAATGAGGGAGTTGCAATCGACCCGCAAATTTGCTGGCTTCAGAGATTGTATCTGAGTGGGACAGCGTCAGGGCAGCTCTTTTCACACTCTCCGCAAAAGCCTGTGTCGATGTTCTTTGTGAAAGGTATCGATGCAGAATGGGGGTTGAAAGTTGACCAGAATTTCACAGctttggaggtagtatcagaggctGGACTACAtcaatggaattttttttcctgctttttttgtgtgttgctgtTTTGTGTGAAAGGCATCGACATGGAATGGTGAGACTACGACAGCCCACTCTCCTCGTCAAAGTGGATTTGTACTTGTGTATCTGTTCTTTGCGAAAGCTATCCCTCTGGAATCGGGGTTAAAATTGACCCGTGAATTTTCTGGCTTTGGAGGTAGTATCACTTTCACACTACCCGTTCAAGCTGGCTTTTCCCCCCGTGTTGCTATTCTTTGGGAAAGTCACCGGCAGGGAATGAGGAGGATGTCGGCAACCTGCCAATTTCGCAGGGACAGTGTCTGTGTATCTTCTGTCACGCAGCCAATTTGCCAGATTTGGCGGTAGTATCATAAACCGGACAGTATTGTAGCATGCTACCCATCAAATGTTCGCTTTTCCCAGATcactgttctgtgtgaaaggtagcGACACAGAATGCAAGGTTGATGTCGACCCATGAATTTCCCAGAGTTCCAAGTAGAATCAAAAACAGGATGGAGCTTTTTTCTCAGCTTTTCCTCTGACGCTGTGGTGTATTGAAAGGCACCAACATGGAATGTGGAAGACGAAGGCTCGCCATATTGTTGGCTTTAGAGGCAGTATAATAGGCATATCATAGTCTTTCCCAGGTCACATTGGTGGGTCTACatgtaacacatgtagacagacaatacgaCAGTAGTCACAGGCATATTATTTATACTCTGTAAACCCTTAATGctactgcggcttactgaggaaCTGATACCGCCtccatatacagtggtaccttgagatacgagtgacacgtgttgcgtttttttttagatacaagcCGTCAattggccaatttttttgttagcCCAAGATTGAGATATGAGCTGGATGGTGGCAgatgactcaactcacttcacaaaaagCAGCACTTTGACTGatataattacaaaatattctttaaaaaagagacttcaagctgtttattgtcactctctggggaagtttactgtcaaactaaacataaaccaaagagaattacacattgtgtatttgaaacaactaCATAGCCTCCATCTACTGTAAATTACAATGGGAAAGACCATAGCAACATGGACTAACAATTTGCATCTATGTGTGGCGTTGTTATCCTTAAAGACTACCACACACTGCGATGCTCTCGAACACTgtgggaccaaaaaaaaaaaaaagttgctgacTCATCCTGGCACATTGAGCGATTGGATATATGGAAGCCCTGAACAGTGAGCCTGTATCGGCGTTTGATGCTGCACAtatagtatattgtactttatcacatttattaaaccgtaaaagatagattaatagttaagggAAAAGGGGGTTGCTAAAGagtggtcatggaacgaatttAACTCCAATCTCAAGGAACTTGGATTGGCTATAGAGACACatgttgttttatgtatttttgttgttgttgttgtggggtcaGCTGGACCAGAGGACGACTACACAGACTATGTGGCGACCCGCTGGTATCGGGCTCCAGAGCTGTTGGTCGGGGACACTCAGTACGGACCTGCCGTGGATGTATGGGCACTGGGATGCGTCTTTGCCGAGCTGCTCAGCGGGACTCCGCTCTGGCCCGGGAAGTCCGACGTGGACCAGCTCTACCTCATCCGGAAATCTCTCGGTATGCCGCAACCCGTTTCCGAAAGATTCAACAGGTGAGACTGTGGGACTGCTTCATGATCCTTCCTCATTACAGGGGACCTCATCCCTCGACACCAGCAGGTGTTCCGGTCTAATGTTTTCTTCAGTGGAGTCAGTATTCCTGAACCTGACACCACGGTATGATTCCCATTGCCACTGAAACTTTGTTTCTTCAAACATACTGTAAGAGGTGTTGATGGTATCACTCATGTTCTTACTCACAGGAAACTCTGGAAAAGCGTTTCGCTGGTGCATCATCCCT of the Phyllopteryx taeniolatus isolate TA_2022b chromosome 8, UOR_Ptae_1.2, whole genome shotgun sequence genome contains:
- the LOC133482701 gene encoding cyclin-dependent kinase-like 1 isoform X2, translating into MHWTGLATHCPMEKYEKLAKIGEGSYGVVFKCRNRDTDQIVAVKKFVESEDDPIIKKIALREIRMLKQLKHVNLVNLLEVFRRKRRLHLVFEFCEQTVLNELEKHPRGVPEAQLKSIVWQTLQAVNFCHKHNCIHRDVKPENILLTKTGVIKLCDFGFARILTGPEDDYTDYVATRWYRAPELLVGDTQYGPAVDVWALGCVFAELLSGTPLWPGKSDVDQLYLIRKSLGDLIPRHQQVFRSNVFFSGVSIPEPDTTETLEKRFAGASSLALQVMKSCLAMDPSLRLSCEELLVLPYIHEDGAAGWPREGENRPGRRHDKGPRRRQTGAQYLPQLTNSNMSPAPDGKKPAKHKYHLPNI
- the LOC133482701 gene encoding cyclin-dependent kinase-like 1 isoform X1, whose translation is MHWTGLATHCPMEKYEKLAKIGEGSYGVVFKCRNRDTDQIVAVKKFVESEDDPIIKKIALREIRMLKQLKHVNLVNLLEVFRRKRRLHLVFEFCEQTVLNELEKHPRGVPEAQLKSIVWQTLQAVNFCHKHNCIHRDVKPENILLTKTGVIKLCDFGFARILTGPEDDYTDYVATRWYRAPELLVGDTQYGPAVDVWALGCVFAELLSGTPLWPGKSDVDQLYLIRKSLGDLIPRHQQVFRSNVFFSGVSIPEPDTTETLEKRFAGASSLALQVMKSCLAMDPSLRLSCEELLVLPYIHEDGAAGWPREGENRPGRRHDKGPRRRQTGMTPSTPVAGYRRSPRRGRRPRSGVIQLHIQALSELQSRSIKVRRRHLVLHADAK